The Candidatus Binatia bacterium genome includes the window GAACGGACCGCCGCCGACGCGGGTCGTGTACGCCTTCGAGATGCCGAGCACGCGGCTCACCGCGCGCGGCGGGATGCCCGCGCCCGTGCCGACCGCGCCGGAGACGATGTTCGACGAGGTCACGAACGGGTACGTGCCGTGGTCGATGTCGAGCATCGAGCCGTGCGCGCCCTCGAACAGCACGCGTCGGCCCGCCGCGACCTGCTCCGAGAGGTAGAGCGCGGTGTCCGTGACGTGCGGACGCAGGCGCTCCGCGTAGCCGAGGTACTCGCGGCACATCTCGTCGAGGTCGATCGGCGGCCAGCCGTAGAGCTTCGACAGCTCGAAGTTGCGCTCGGCGAGCAGCCGCTCCGCGCGCTCTCGGAAGTACTCCGGGTCGAAGAGGTCGACGACGCGCAGCCCGCGGCGCGCCATCTTGTCCTCGTAGCAGGGACCGATGCCGCGCCCGGTGGTGCCGATCTTGTTCGCGCCGAGGCGCTCCTCGCGCGCGAGGTCGAGCTGGCGGTGCACCGGCAGGATGAGGTGCGCGCGCTCGTCGATCTTGAGCTGCGCGGGATCGGACAGGTAGCCGCGCTTCTGCAGCTCGTCGATCTCACCGCACAGCACCGCGGGATCGATCACCACGCCGTTGCCGATCACGCAGGTCGTCTGGTGGTGCAGCACGCCGGCGGGGATCAGGTGGACGACGGTGCGCTCGCGCTCGTTGCCGACGACCAGCGTGTGGCCGGCGTTGTTCCCGCCCTGGAAGCGGGCGACGACGTCCGCGTGCGCCGCGAACAAGTCGACGACCTTGCCCTTCCCTTCGTCGCCCCACTGCGCGCCGACGATGACGAGTGCTGACACCGCGTACCTCCGCCCTCGCCTACTCGAGGTGGATCAGCGCCGCGGAGATGATCTCCGGCACCTTCCGCAGCTCCTCGAGGACCGGCTCCGGCACCGGGTCGTCGACGTGGAACAGCGACACGGCCCGACCGCCGATCTTCTCGCGGCCCAGCTCGAGACCGGCGATGTTGACCTTGTGCTGACCGAGCAGCGTCCCAACGCGTCCGACGACGCCCGGGACGTCGTGGTTGTGCAGCATCAGGATGTAGCCCTCGGGCACCGCCTCGAGGAAGAAATCGTTGAGCTTGACGAGACGGATCGTGCTGTGTCCGAACACCGCACCGGCGACCTCGTGCGTCGCGCCCGACGCGAAGCGCACCTTGACGGCGACGCGGTTGCGGAAGTCGCTCGGCTGCGTCGACACCGTCTCGCGCACGTCGATGCCGCGCTCGCGCGCGATCACCGGCGCGCTCACGTAGTTCAGGTCGGAGCCCAGGATCGGCACCAGGAGGCCGCGCAGGATGGCGGCGGTGACCGTCTTGGTGCCGAGCTCCGCGACGTCGCCGCGGTACTCGATCGCGACCTCGACCGGCGCGCCGCTCCCTCCACGCGCACCGCGCCCGTCGAGCCCGCCGAGCTGCGCGGTGAGCGAGCCGAGCTTCTCGCCCAGCCGCAGGAACGGCATCAGCAGCTCGCGCTGCTCCGGCGTGATCGCCGGCATGTTGACCGCCGCGGAGATCGCGCCGCGCAGGAGGAACGCGGTCACCTGCTCCGCGATGGCGATCGCGACGTTGGTCTGCGCCTCGCCGGTCGACGCGCCGAGGTGCGGCGTCGCGACCACCTGCGGGAGCGAGATCAGGGGATGATCGGCGGGCGGCGGCTCCTCGGCGAAGACGTCGAAGGCAGCGCCCGCGACCTTGCCCTCGCGGATCGCATCCGCGACCGCCTGCTCGTCGACGATGCCGCCGCGCGCGCAGTTGATGATCCGCACGCCGGGCTTCATGCGCGCGATCGCGGCGGCGTCGATCAGGCCGCGGGTCTCGTTCGTCAGCGGCACGTGCACCGTGACGAAGTCCGAGCGCTCGTAGAGCTCCTCGAGCGACACCAGGTCGACGCCGAGCGGCTTGGTCTCGGCGGTGACGAACGGGTCGTACGCGATCACCTTCATCGAGAGCCCGCAGGCGCGGTCGGCGACGATGCGGCCGATGTTGCCGAGGCCGATCACGCCGAGCGTCTTGCCGGTGATCTCGATGCCGGTGAACTTCGAGCGCTCCCACTTGCCCTCGCGCAGCGAGGCGTTCGCCTGCGGGATGTGGCGCGCGGACGCGAGCAGCAGCGCGATCGCGTGCTCGGCGGTGGTGACGTTGTTGCCGCCGGGCGTGTTCATCACCACGATGCCGCGGCGGGTCGCCGCCGGGACGTCGATGTTGTCGACGCCGATGCCGGCGCGGCCGATCACCTTGAGGCGCTTCGCGGCGGCGATCGCCTCGGCGGTCACCTTGGCGCCGCTGCGGACGATCAGCGCGTCGAAGTCGCCGATCTCCGCCGCGAGCTCCGGGCCCTTGAGCGGCGGACGCTCGACGACCTCGATCTCCGGCTCGCGGCGGAGGATCTCGAGACCCTCCGGGGCGAGCTTCTCCGAAACCAGAACGCGGTACTTCGCTGCCATCGCCGCGCTCAGGACTTGGCGCCCGCGGCCGGCAGACCGGTCGCGAGCACCGCTTGCGCCGCACCGACGCCGCGTCCGTACTCGACCGGGTGGCCGAAGCGCGCGAGCGCGAACTCGAGGGCCGCGATGCAGGTGACGATGTCGAAGTTGTCGATGAAGCCCAGGTGCGCGAGCCGCAGGATCTTGCCCTTGAACTGATCCTGCCCGCCCGCGACCTCGACGCCGAGCGAGTAGCGCATGTACTTCTGCACCTCGCCGCTGTTCATCCCCTCCGGCGTGTAGATGCCGGTCACGGCGGGGCTCGGCGACTCGGGCGCGACGAGCTTCAGACCGAGCGCCTTCACGCCGGCGCGCGTCGCCTCGCCGAGACGCGCGAAGCGCGCGAACAGATTCTGCAGGCCCTCGCCGAGGATCATGTCGAGCGCCTGGCTGAGGCCGTACATCAGGTTGATCGCCGGCGTGTACGCGGTCGTGTTCTTGTGCAGGTTGTCGCGCTCGCGGCGGAGGTCGAAGTAGAAGCGCGGCAGCTTCGCGGTCTCGGTCACCTTCCAGGCGCGCTCGGAGAGCGCGATGAAGGCGAGACCCGGCGGCAGCATGAACGCCTTCTGCGAGCCGGACACGAGCACGTCGATGCCCCAGCGGTCCATCGGGATGTCGGTGACGCCGACCGCGGTGATGCCGTCGACCATCAGCAGCGTGTCGCGCTCGCGCGTGATGCGCGCGATGGCCTCGATCGGGTGCAGCACCGTGGTCGAGGTCTCGCTCGCCTGGACGAGCACGGCGCGGATCTCGGGACGGCGGTTCAGCGCGGCCTCGATCTGCGCCGGGTCGACGGGACGTCCCCACTCGACCTTCAGCTCCTCGGCGTCGAGCCCGTAGGTCTTGCAGATCTTCAACCAGCGCTCGCCGAACTTGCCGCCGTTCACGCACAGCACGGCGTCGCCGGGCGACAGCGTGTTGACGACGCCCGCCTCCATCGCGCCGGTGCCCGACGCGGCGAGGGTGATGACGTCCTGCGAGGTCTGGAAGACCTGCTTCAGCTGCTCGCGGACCGAAGCGACGACGGCCTCGAACTCCGGCGTGCGGTGATGGATCGTCGGCGACGCCATCCGCAGCAGAACCTCTGCCGGTACGGGCGTCGGACCAGGGGCGAGAAGGTACTTCTTGTGTGGGACGGAGCTCATCGGCGTCAACCTACCACTGCGCGCGTCGCGAGCAATTCGCGCTTCGCGAAGGCGTCGCTGCGGCCGTGGCTGGCTAGCGAAGGTCGGCCGGGCGCGTCAAGACGGCTCCACGCGCGACGAAATCGTCGCACGCGCACGCGCGACGCATGCGACTTCGCGCCATCCGTCGGTTGACATCATGGGCATGCGCCGATACGCGGGGGAATCGTGCGCGAATCGTTGAGGCGTGCGGGGGCAGCACTTCACCGTGGCGCCGTCGCAGCGATCGCGTTGGTGGCGACGGCTGCGCTGCTGTACGGCGAAGCGCTCGCGCAGGGGGGCGCGGCAGGAGCGGCAGGCGGGGCGGAGAGCGCGGCCGGAACGGAGACCGCCGCGAGCGGAACCGCCGACGCGAACGAAGGCGCTTCCGACGCGAGCGACGGCACCATCGACGCCGGACCCACCGCGGAGCTGCGCGAAGAAGACGAGCGCATCCCGTCGATCTGGGAGACGCTGCGCGCGCAGTTCACGCCGCCGCTCGGGCCGCTGCCGGGAACGCCCGACGTCGGCTCGGTGTTCGCGTCGGCGCCGGCTCGGCTCACGCTGCGCGAGGCGGTGCTCGCCGCGATCCAGAACAACCCGGGGCTGATCAGCCAGTCGCTCACGCCGAGCGTCGAGAACGCGGGCATCCTCGCGGCGCAGGCCCAGTTCGATCCGATCATCGGCGCCGACCTGAACCTCGATCGTCTGAAGGTTCCCGCGGGCTCGGTGCTGCAGGGCGCGACGCTGCTCGCGACGACCAACCGCAACTGGAACTTCTTCGCGCAGAAGCAGCTGCTCTCGGGCGGCCTCCTGCGCCTCGAGTGGAACAACAACCGCCTGGTCACCGACTCGCGCTTCCAGGGGCTCGTGCCGCAGTACGCGCCCGAAGCGCTGCTCAGCCTGAACCAGCCGCTGCTGCGCGGCTTCGGCCTCTATTTCTCGCGGCTCAACATCCGCATCGCGGAGACCGCGACCGACGCCGCGATCGCGCAGTATCGCGCGAACGTCGCGAACTTCATCACCCAGGTGATCCAGGCGTACTGGGACGTCGTGCGCCTCACCGAGCAGCTCGCGGTGCTGCAGGCCTCGCTCGAGCTCGCCCGCCAGACGGTGCGCGACAACCAGATCCGCGTCGACGTCGGCGTGCTGCCGCCGGTCGCGATCAAGGAGAGCGAGGCCGAGGCGGCGCGGCGCGAGGAAGAGGTGATCGTCGCGACCAACGCGCTCGGCCAGGCGCGTCGGCGGCTGCGCCAGCTCGTGTACATGCCGACCGGCGATCCGAACGGCTTCCCGCGTCCGGTCGAGCCCATCGATCAGCCGGTCGTCGATCGCGTCGCCGCCGACTTCGACCAGTCGCTCGCGATCGCGCTCGAGAAGCGCCCGGAGATCATCGCCGCGCGCCTCGCGCTGCAGACCAACGAGCTCAACGTCGCGCTGAACAAGAACCAGCTGCTGCCGCGGCTCGACCTCTACGGCGTCTACGGCATCAACTCGCTGAGCGGCAACGCCGTCCCGGTGCAGAACCCCGACAACCCCGGCGTGATCATCTTCAGCCCGTTCGGCGGCACCTACGGCGACGCGCTCGGCCGGATGTTCGAGGGCGATACCTATTACTACCAGGGCGGCGTGCGCATCGAGGTCCCGATCGGCAACGCTGCGGCGAAGGCGGCCTACACGCAGAGCAAGATCCAGGAGACGCAGGCGCTGTTCAGCTACCGGCA containing:
- a CDS encoding alanine--glyoxylate aminotransferase family protein encodes the protein MSSVPHKKYLLAPGPTPVPAEVLLRMASPTIHHRTPEFEAVVASVREQLKQVFQTSQDVITLAASGTGAMEAGVVNTLSPGDAVLCVNGGKFGERWLKICKTYGLDAEELKVEWGRPVDPAQIEAALNRRPEIRAVLVQASETSTTVLHPIEAIARITRERDTLLMVDGITAVGVTDIPMDRWGIDVLVSGSQKAFMLPPGLAFIALSERAWKVTETAKLPRFYFDLRRERDNLHKNTTAYTPAINLMYGLSQALDMILGEGLQNLFARFARLGEATRAGVKALGLKLVAPESPSPAVTGIYTPEGMNSGEVQKYMRYSLGVEVAGGQDQFKGKILRLAHLGFIDNFDIVTCIAALEFALARFGHPVEYGRGVGAAQAVLATGLPAAGAKS
- the serA gene encoding phosphoglycerate dehydrogenase produces the protein MAAKYRVLVSEKLAPEGLEILRREPEIEVVERPPLKGPELAAEIGDFDALIVRSGAKVTAEAIAAAKRLKVIGRAGIGVDNIDVPAATRRGIVVMNTPGGNNVTTAEHAIALLLASARHIPQANASLREGKWERSKFTGIEITGKTLGVIGLGNIGRIVADRACGLSMKVIAYDPFVTAETKPLGVDLVSLEELYERSDFVTVHVPLTNETRGLIDAAAIARMKPGVRIINCARGGIVDEQAVADAIREGKVAGAAFDVFAEEPPPADHPLISLPQVVATPHLGASTGEAQTNVAIAIAEQVTAFLLRGAISAAVNMPAITPEQRELLMPFLRLGEKLGSLTAQLGGLDGRGARGGSGAPVEVAIEYRGDVAELGTKTVTAAILRGLLVPILGSDLNYVSAPVIARERGIDVRETVSTQPSDFRNRVAVKVRFASGATHEVAGAVFGHSTIRLVKLNDFFLEAVPEGYILMLHNHDVPGVVGRVGTLLGQHKVNIAGLELGREKIGGRAVSLFHVDDPVPEPVLEELRKVPEIISAALIHLE
- a CDS encoding TolC family protein — encoded protein: MATAALLYGEALAQGGAAGAAGGAESAAGTETAASGTADANEGASDASDGTIDAGPTAELREEDERIPSIWETLRAQFTPPLGPLPGTPDVGSVFASAPARLTLREAVLAAIQNNPGLISQSLTPSVENAGILAAQAQFDPIIGADLNLDRLKVPAGSVLQGATLLATTNRNWNFFAQKQLLSGGLLRLEWNNNRLVTDSRFQGLVPQYAPEALLSLNQPLLRGFGLYFSRLNIRIAETATDAAIAQYRANVANFITQVIQAYWDVVRLTEQLAVLQASLELARQTVRDNQIRVDVGVLPPVAIKESEAEAARREEEVIVATNALGQARRRLRQLVYMPTGDPNGFPRPVEPIDQPVVDRVAADFDQSLAIALEKRPEIIAARLALQTNELNVALNKNQLLPRLDLYGVYGINSLSGNAVPVQNPDNPGVIIFSPFGGTYGDALGRMFEGDTYYYQGGVRIEVPIGNAAAKAAYTQSKIQETQALFSYRQTVSDVALEVGQTVGDVISNLQRIAQTRVARELSEENLRNQTKRYDVGMVTTTDLLIFQDQVARARLAEIQAVIDYNNSLAALERAQGTLLERFNVTVADRGDTITPWWAKF
- a CDS encoding adenylosuccinate synthase, which gives rise to MSALVIVGAQWGDEGKGKVVDLFAAHADVVARFQGGNNAGHTLVVGNERERTVVHLIPAGVLHHQTTCVIGNGVVIDPAVLCGEIDELQKRGYLSDPAQLKIDERAHLILPVHRQLDLAREERLGANKIGTTGRGIGPCYEDKMARRGLRVVDLFDPEYFRERAERLLAERNFELSKLYGWPPIDLDEMCREYLGYAERLRPHVTDTALYLSEQVAAGRRVLFEGAHGSMLDIDHGTYPFVTSSNIVSGAVGTGAGIPPRAVSRVLGISKAYTTRVGGGPFPTELDDEVGQKLREVGDEFGATTGRPRRCGWFDAVVVRQAARLSGMSGLAITKLDVLSGLPKLKIAVAYDCEGVRTETVPAGARAFAAARPIYEELDGWAEGLGQVRRFEDLPPAARRYIARIEELTATPVTLISVGAEREETILLRDPFLL